The nucleotide sequence CCCCATTACGGTCCAATCCTGTATACAAGCCTCCATGTATCTTATCAAAACCATACTGGAGCCAAAATGGTAATACGCTCTCCAAAAGCGTTTTTTGGTACTCATGATAGAGTTCATCATATTTCTGAATCATAGAATTATCCTCATTTCTTGTATTCTACTCCTTGAAGCATTTATTGTCATTATGATTCTTTGAAAAACTGTTCCTTGATTTGCCCATCCTCTTATGCCATGATAGCACCATGCATACAAAACAGAGTTTAATCAGGGATCTGGAACAGATGGGTCTTGATCCAAAAGGAACAGTGCTAGCTCACTTCTCATATAAAAGCTTAGGAGAAGTTGAGGGAGGTCCCCAGACCGTAATCGATGCCATGGTCACCTATATGAAAGATGGTTTGATGGTATTCCCCACCCATACCTGGAACACGGTCAACTCCAATCAACCCTATTACAGTGTCAATGACACAGAGAGCTGCATCGGTATCATCCCAGAGTTGGCAAGAAAGGATGGGCGAGGCTATCGCAGCGCACATCCAACCCACTCGGTAGCAGCCTTTGGGGCAGAGGCTGAAGCCTTTATTGCCGACGATCACATGCAGAACACTCCCTGCGGTCGTACAGGATCGTGGGGGAAGTTGCTTGACCGCAATGCAACCATCCTTTTAGTGGGAGTAGGACTCAATCGGGACACGTTCTTCCATGGAGTTGAAGAGTGGCTCGATATTCCCTTCAGATTAAGCGATACAATGAACATGCTCTTCACCAGGCTTTCTGATGGCAATCTCATCCCTACCCCGGTCAAGAACCATACAGCACAGGTAGGAGAAAACTTTCCTCGAGTAGAACCCTATCTGAGAGAAAAAGGAATTCTCAAGGAAGGAACGTTTGGGGATGCAACAGTACGCTACCACAAAACCCAGCCAGCCTATGAGGCTGTGAGGGACCTGTTGTTGCAGGATCCAGATTTGTTTGGGGTACGATAGTTCTGACAAAGCGGCTTTACTCAGGAAACGCTGAACTCTCACTTATAACCAAATGCAAGGGAGTAAACTTCCTTGCACTCTCGAGTGAGCGTTTTTCCAGCAACTGAGAAAGATACTCCACAGCGAGAGACCCAAGTTCCAGACGTTGGTTCGACCAACGCGTCCAGTGTTCATGTCCACCCAACCAGTCATCTTCCAATACAGCTCCCCAGATATCCTGTCCAAGCTTCACCTGCATACGCTGCAAATCACGCTCAAAAGGATCGAGCAAGAATATGCGATCAAAGACTGCCACCTGACATTCCTTGATTAGATCTAAATCATTCTGGCTCAACTGGTAGTGCTCATCAGCCTCAACCACATGAACGGTGATCCCTCGCTTCTGGGCAGCAGCAAGCAAGAAGGATCGCTTATCCTTCCTTGGTTCCCGCTCTTGTTCCTTCGTCTCAACATACACAAGGCACTGTTTCCGACATACAAGGGCAAGGTGATCAAACATCATCTCAATAACCTCTTGGTAGGCAAACGTCACCCAATGGGTATGAGCTTCAGCAACCTCTCGTCGTCCGACAAACACCAAGGGAAAGCGGGCTTTCACCAAGCGCTCAACGCCCTTGTCATCGCGGTTCACACCCATCATGACAGCGCCATCGGCAAGTGCAATTCTGCTTGAGTTCTCTTCAGTAGGCCGGTTGTTCAAGATCAGGATGTCATATCCCAATTTTTCTGCA is from uncultured Sphaerochaeta sp. and encodes:
- a CDS encoding AAC(3) family N-acetyltransferase, which produces MHTKQSLIRDLEQMGLDPKGTVLAHFSYKSLGEVEGGPQTVIDAMVTYMKDGLMVFPTHTWNTVNSNQPYYSVNDTESCIGIIPELARKDGRGYRSAHPTHSVAAFGAEAEAFIADDHMQNTPCGRTGSWGKLLDRNATILLVGVGLNRDTFFHGVEEWLDIPFRLSDTMNMLFTRLSDGNLIPTPVKNHTAQVGENFPRVEPYLREKGILKEGTFGDATVRYHKTQPAYEAVRDLLLQDPDLFGVR
- a CDS encoding LacI family DNA-binding transcriptional regulator translates to MKTFKRVTLQDVAREAHVSYASVSAVLNGKDGKSIRVGKQTKEKILECAERLGYVPNMAARKLKSGSTTLIAVFTYEPMFPVESENEYYRFFVGIQETAEKLGYDILILNNRPTEENSSRIALADGAVMMGVNRDDKGVERLVKARFPLVFVGRREVAEAHTHWVTFAYQEVIEMMFDHLALVCRKQCLVYVETKEQEREPRKDKRSFLLAAAQKRGITVHVVEADEHYQLSQNDLDLIKECQVAVFDRIFLLDPFERDLQRMQVKLGQDIWGAVLEDDWLGGHEHWTRWSNQRLELGSLAVEYLSQLLEKRSLESARKFTPLHLVISESSAFPE